A genomic region of Clavibacter michiganensis subsp. insidiosus contains the following coding sequences:
- the infB gene encoding translation initiation factor IF-2, protein MAKPRVHEIAAEIGVDSKTALAKLKEMGEFVKGPSSSIEPPVARKLKAALEAAGVTGQAAAPAAAPSSAPRPGSRSSAPKPGGRPTPGPQPTAAPEAEAPEASDVPVPAKPLTVAERQAQAEASRKAAAEEKAQAEKSAASATPEAPAAETPSAPRPDAGSAPAPSNGIPRPGIPRPAAPRPGNNPFASNQGMGTKPRPGNNPFASNQGMGQRPAAGAAGPRPAAPRPGSPRPGAPRPGGVGQGARPVGFGQRPAGAGRPGGAPGGAGRPGAPAVGGFQRPAGGFAGRPGGGGRGRGPGGGTAGAFGRGGGKSKSRKSKRTKRAEFELREAPSLGGVSVPRGDGNTIVRLRRGASISDFADKIDASPGNLVTVLFHLGEMATATESLDEATFEVLGTELGYKIQVVSPEDEDRELLEGFDIDLDQELEDEDDDVLEIRPPVVTVMGHVDHGKTRLLDAIRNANVIEGEAGGITQHIGAYQVWAPHEGYERAITFIDTPGHEAFTAMRARGAQVTDIAILVVAADDGIMPQTVEALNHAQAANVPIVVAVNKVDKEGANPAKVRQQLTEYGLVAEEYGGDVMFVDVSALTGKGVEDLLEAVLLTADAGLDLRSNPNKDARGVAIEARLDKGRGAVATVLIQSGTLRVGDAIVAGTAYGRVRAMMDENGDAVHEAYPSRPVQVQGLSSVPGAGDTFLVTEEDRTARQIAEKREAVERNAQLAKARKRISLEDFTRALEEGKVESLNLIIKGDVSGAVEALEESLMKIEVDDSVQLRIIHRGVGAVTESDVNLATIDNAIIIGFNVRPDPKARARAAREGVDIRFYSVIYSALEEIESSLTGMLKPEFEEVQSGVAEIREVFRSSKFGNIAGVIVRSGTITRNAKARVIRDGVVVGDNLAIESLRRFKDDVSEVRTDFEAGIGLGKFNDIQIGDEIETIEMKEKPRV, encoded by the coding sequence CCGCAAGCTCAAGGCGGCCCTCGAAGCAGCGGGCGTCACCGGACAGGCCGCGGCTCCCGCCGCAGCTCCCTCGTCCGCCCCGCGGCCCGGATCCCGTTCGTCGGCCCCGAAGCCCGGCGGCCGCCCCACCCCCGGCCCGCAGCCCACGGCCGCTCCCGAGGCGGAGGCGCCCGAGGCGTCCGACGTGCCGGTCCCGGCGAAGCCGCTGACCGTCGCGGAGCGCCAGGCCCAGGCCGAGGCGAGCCGCAAGGCCGCCGCGGAGGAGAAGGCGCAGGCCGAGAAGTCGGCCGCGTCCGCCACCCCCGAGGCCCCGGCCGCCGAGACCCCGAGCGCCCCGCGCCCGGACGCCGGCAGCGCGCCCGCCCCCTCCAACGGCATCCCGCGTCCCGGCATCCCGCGTCCGGCGGCCCCGCGCCCCGGCAACAACCCCTTCGCGAGCAACCAGGGCATGGGCACGAAGCCCCGCCCGGGCAACAACCCGTTCGCGAGCAACCAGGGCATGGGCCAGCGCCCCGCCGCGGGAGCCGCGGGCCCCCGTCCGGCCGCTCCCCGTCCCGGATCCCCCCGCCCCGGCGCCCCGCGTCCCGGCGGCGTCGGCCAGGGCGCGCGCCCGGTCGGCTTCGGCCAGCGTCCCGCGGGTGCGGGTCGTCCCGGCGGAGCACCCGGCGGAGCGGGACGCCCCGGCGCCCCCGCAGTCGGCGGCTTCCAGCGTCCGGCCGGCGGCTTCGCCGGTCGTCCCGGTGGCGGCGGCCGTGGTCGCGGCCCCGGCGGCGGCACCGCGGGTGCCTTCGGTCGCGGCGGCGGCAAGAGCAAGTCGCGCAAGTCGAAGCGGACGAAGAGGGCCGAGTTCGAGCTGCGCGAGGCCCCGTCGCTGGGTGGCGTCAGCGTCCCCCGCGGCGACGGCAACACCATCGTCCGCCTGCGTCGCGGCGCGTCCATCTCGGACTTCGCCGACAAGATCGACGCGAGCCCCGGCAACCTGGTCACCGTGCTGTTCCACCTCGGTGAGATGGCCACGGCGACCGAGTCGCTCGACGAGGCCACCTTCGAGGTGCTCGGCACGGAGCTCGGCTACAAGATCCAGGTCGTCTCCCCGGAGGACGAGGACCGCGAGCTGCTCGAGGGCTTCGACATCGACCTCGACCAGGAGCTCGAGGACGAGGACGACGACGTGCTGGAGATCCGGCCGCCCGTCGTCACCGTCATGGGCCACGTCGACCACGGCAAGACGCGCCTGCTCGACGCCATCCGCAACGCCAACGTCATCGAGGGCGAAGCGGGCGGCATCACGCAGCACATCGGCGCGTACCAGGTCTGGGCGCCGCACGAGGGCTACGAGCGCGCCATCACCTTCATCGACACCCCGGGCCACGAGGCGTTCACCGCCATGCGCGCCCGTGGTGCGCAGGTCACCGACATCGCGATCCTCGTGGTCGCGGCCGACGACGGCATCATGCCGCAGACGGTGGAGGCCCTGAACCACGCCCAGGCGGCGAACGTGCCGATCGTGGTCGCGGTCAACAAGGTCGACAAGGAGGGGGCCAACCCCGCCAAGGTGCGCCAGCAGCTCACCGAGTACGGCCTGGTCGCCGAGGAGTACGGCGGAGACGTCATGTTCGTCGACGTCTCGGCGCTCACCGGCAAGGGCGTGGAGGACCTCCTCGAGGCCGTCCTGCTCACCGCCGACGCCGGTCTCGACCTGCGCAGCAACCCGAACAAGGACGCGCGCGGCGTGGCCATCGAGGCCCGCCTCGACAAGGGCCGCGGCGCGGTCGCGACCGTCCTCATCCAGTCGGGCACGCTCCGCGTGGGCGACGCCATCGTGGCGGGCACGGCCTACGGCCGCGTCCGGGCGATGATGGACGAGAACGGCGACGCGGTCCACGAGGCCTACCCCTCGCGGCCAGTCCAGGTCCAGGGCCTCTCGTCGGTCCCCGGCGCGGGCGACACCTTCCTCGTCACCGAGGAGGACCGCACCGCCCGTCAGATCGCCGAGAAGCGCGAGGCCGTCGAGCGCAACGCGCAGCTGGCCAAGGCCCGCAAGCGCATCAGCCTCGAGGACTTCACGCGTGCGCTGGAGGAGGGCAAGGTCGAGTCGCTCAACCTCATCATCAAGGGCGACGTGTCCGGTGCCGTCGAGGCGCTGGAGGAGTCGCTCATGAAGATCGAGGTGGACGACTCCGTGCAGCTGCGGATCATCCACCGCGGCGTCGGAGCGGTCACCGAGAGCGACGTCAACCTGGCGACGATCGACAACGCGATCATCATCGGGTTCAACGTCCGTCCCGACCCGAAGGCCCGTGCACGTGCGGCTCGCGAGGGCGTCGACATCCGCTTCTACAGCGTCATCTACTCGGCGCTCGAGGAGATCGAGTCGAGCCTCACGGGCATGCTCAAGCCCGAGTTCGAGGAGGTCCAGTCCGGCGTCGCCGAGATCCGCGAGGTGTTCCGCTCCTCCAAGTTCGGCAACATCGCGGGTGTCATCGTCCGCTCGGGCACCATCACCAGGAACGCCAAGGCGCGGGTCATCCGCGACGGCGTGGTGGTGGGCGACAACCTGGCCATCGAGTCGCTGCGCCGGTTCAAGGACGACGTGTCCGAGGTCCGCACGGACTTCGAGGCGGGCATCGGCCTCGGCAAGTTCAACGACATCCAGATCGGCGACGAGATCGAGACGATCGAGATGAAGGAGAAGCCGCGGGTCTGA
- the rbfA gene encoding 30S ribosome-binding factor RbfA: MVDHARARKMADRIKEIVARKLDRGIKDPRLGFVTVTDVRVTGDLQHASIFYTVYGTDEERADTAAALKSATGMLRSEVGKNITARLTPSLEFILDGVPENAAAIDALLEEARRRDADVQAQAKAGVYAGDEDPYVKPRVIGEDEDDDTDDEDGDDVDRSAPGYEPAH, from the coding sequence ATGGTCGATCACGCGAGGGCCAGGAAGATGGCCGACCGCATCAAGGAGATCGTCGCGCGCAAGCTCGACCGGGGGATCAAGGACCCGCGTCTCGGATTCGTCACCGTCACCGACGTGCGCGTCACGGGCGATCTGCAGCACGCCAGCATCTTCTACACGGTCTACGGCACCGACGAGGAGCGCGCCGACACGGCCGCCGCCCTCAAGTCCGCCACCGGCATGCTCAGGAGCGAGGTGGGCAAGAACATCACCGCGCGCCTCACGCCGTCGCTCGAGTTCATCCTCGACGGCGTGCCCGAGAACGCGGCCGCGATCGACGCCCTCCTCGAGGAGGCGCGCCGTCGCGACGCGGACGTGCAGGCGCAGGCGAAGGCCGGCGTGTACGCGGGCGACGAGGACCCGTACGTCAAGCCCCGCGTGATCGGCGAGGACGAGGACGACGACACGGACGACGAGGACGGCGACGACGTCGACCGCTCCGCGCCCGGGTACGAGCCCGCGCACTGA
- a CDS encoding A/G-specific adenine glycosylase: MPETAIAPRITAWFRDNARDLPWRREGFGSWGILVSEFMLQQTPVVRVIPRLEEWLARWPVPAALASTSASEAVRAWGRLGYPRRALALHACAVAIVERHGGEVPEDVDALLDLPGVGPYTARAVAAFAFGHRHPVVDVNVRRVLARAVAGQGDPGPARTTADLAAMEAQLPDDVAEARLFNAGAMELGAVVCTARAPRCDDCPVRDLCAWRAAGYPAYDGPARVTQKRYEGSDRQVRGLLLAELRSSHSPVSAADLATAWPEPVQRGRALDGLLADGLAVRQPDGTYALPS, translated from the coding sequence ATGCCGGAGACCGCCATCGCCCCCCGGATCACCGCGTGGTTCCGGGACAACGCCCGCGACCTGCCCTGGCGGCGGGAGGGGTTCGGATCCTGGGGCATCCTCGTCAGCGAGTTCATGCTGCAGCAGACGCCCGTGGTCCGCGTGATCCCGCGGCTCGAGGAGTGGCTGGCGCGCTGGCCCGTGCCCGCGGCCCTCGCCTCGACGTCGGCCAGCGAGGCCGTCCGCGCGTGGGGCCGCCTCGGCTATCCGCGTCGGGCGCTCGCCCTGCACGCGTGCGCGGTCGCGATCGTCGAGCGGCACGGCGGCGAGGTGCCGGAGGACGTGGACGCCCTGCTCGACCTGCCCGGCGTCGGCCCGTACACGGCGCGCGCGGTCGCGGCGTTCGCGTTCGGGCACCGGCACCCGGTCGTCGACGTCAACGTGCGCCGGGTGCTCGCGCGCGCGGTCGCGGGCCAGGGCGATCCCGGGCCCGCGCGCACGACGGCCGACCTCGCCGCGATGGAGGCGCAGCTGCCCGACGACGTGGCCGAGGCGCGCCTCTTCAACGCGGGCGCGATGGAGCTGGGCGCCGTCGTCTGCACGGCCCGCGCCCCGCGCTGCGACGACTGCCCGGTGCGCGACCTGTGCGCGTGGCGGGCCGCCGGGTACCCGGCCTACGACGGACCGGCGCGCGTCACGCAGAAGAGGTACGAGGGATCCGACCGCCAGGTGCGCGGCCTCCTGCTCGCCGAGCTCCGGTCGAGCCACTCCCCCGTGAGCGCCGCCGACCTCGCGACGGCGTGGCCGGAGCCCGTGCAGCGCGGGCGCGCGCTCGACGGGCTCCTCGCCGACGGGCTCGCGGTGCGCCAGCCCGACGGGACGTACGCCCTGCCGAGCTGA
- a CDS encoding ketopantoate reductase family protein translates to MRIGVLGAGAVGGTIAALLERAGHEVDVTARGPHLRAIQDRGLHLVGGYGDHVARVAAAERLGRPPELAIVATKIADARDAMTENAGWLRGIPVLVVQNGLSAITMGVECLPRSEVVGGLALAAASLTEPGLVTVTSRAGMQIGTADGPDGAGAALVREVLDPVMPVTVATDFRGAQWTKLVINGINAVPAITGLSVQAVIAEPVLRRIVTRAMQETVRTGLARGVPFGPLGGLTHRRLRLFASLPLPLAERLPVSLARNMGQVPNPGSTLQSIRRKRLTEVDHLNGAVAALAPGAGVDARVNAALVQLVHGVEASGRHVSPAELARLVPR, encoded by the coding sequence GTGCGGATCGGTGTCTTGGGGGCGGGCGCGGTCGGCGGCACCATCGCGGCGCTCCTCGAACGGGCCGGCCACGAGGTCGACGTCACGGCCCGCGGCCCGCACCTCCGGGCGATCCAGGACCGAGGCCTGCACCTCGTCGGCGGCTACGGCGACCACGTCGCGCGCGTCGCGGCGGCGGAGCGGCTGGGACGCCCGCCCGAGCTCGCGATCGTCGCCACCAAGATCGCCGACGCCCGCGACGCCATGACGGAGAACGCGGGCTGGCTCCGCGGGATCCCCGTGCTGGTCGTGCAGAACGGCCTCTCCGCGATCACGATGGGCGTCGAGTGCCTGCCGCGCTCCGAGGTCGTCGGCGGCCTGGCACTCGCGGCGGCGTCGCTCACCGAGCCCGGGCTCGTCACGGTCACGTCGCGCGCGGGCATGCAGATCGGCACCGCGGACGGCCCGGACGGCGCTGGCGCCGCCCTCGTGCGCGAGGTGCTGGATCCGGTCATGCCCGTCACGGTCGCCACCGACTTCCGCGGGGCCCAGTGGACCAAGCTCGTCATCAACGGGATCAACGCCGTGCCGGCCATCACCGGCCTGAGCGTGCAGGCGGTCATCGCCGAGCCGGTGCTGCGGCGGATCGTCACGCGCGCCATGCAGGAGACCGTCCGCACGGGCCTGGCGCGCGGCGTCCCCTTCGGCCCGCTCGGCGGCCTCACCCACCGCCGGCTCCGGCTGTTCGCGTCGCTCCCGCTCCCCCTCGCCGAGCGGCTGCCGGTCTCGCTCGCCCGGAACATGGGGCAGGTGCCCAACCCCGGGTCGACGCTGCAGAGCATCCGCCGCAAGCGGCTCACCGAGGTGGACCACCTCAACGGCGCGGTCGCGGCCCTCGCGCCCGGCGCGGGCGTGGACGCGCGCGTCAACGCCGCCCTGGTGCAGCTCGTGCACGGCGTGGAGGCCAGCGGTCGGCACGTCTCCCCGGCGGAGCTCGCGCGGCTCGTGCCGCGCTGA
- the truB gene encoding tRNA pseudouridine(55) synthase TruB: METPTPRAAPSTASGLLLIDKRGEWTSHDLVARTRRLAGTRKVGHAGTLDPMATGLMILGVNSSTRLLTYLVGLDKEYLATIRLGRATTTDDREGEVVSRAEPGRIRDLAVADVERAIADLRGTISQVPSAVSAIKVDGERAYARVRAGEEVELAAREVTVSAFDVLRFDAVEAEEDGAQLDLSVRITCSSGTYVRALARDLGRALGVGGHLTALRRTRVGPFHVDDAVAIDDMVVADRLIPPADAAARLFDVLHLTDQEAVDLGHGKKLTTPDEAPTEDPLAAVAPDGRLVGLVGFRGRTGTSIVNFPADEAGAS, encoded by the coding sequence ATGGAAACCCCGACCCCCCGCGCCGCGCCGTCCACCGCGAGCGGCCTGCTCCTCATCGACAAGCGCGGGGAGTGGACGAGCCACGACCTCGTCGCCCGCACGCGCCGCCTCGCCGGCACCCGCAAGGTCGGGCACGCGGGCACGCTCGACCCGATGGCGACCGGCCTCATGATCCTCGGCGTCAACAGCTCCACTCGCCTGCTCACCTACCTCGTCGGCCTCGACAAGGAGTACCTGGCGACGATCCGCCTCGGCCGCGCCACCACCACGGACGACCGGGAGGGCGAGGTCGTCTCGCGCGCCGAGCCCGGGCGCATCCGCGACCTCGCCGTCGCCGACGTGGAGCGCGCCATCGCGGACCTCCGCGGCACCATCTCGCAGGTGCCGAGCGCCGTCAGTGCCATCAAGGTCGACGGCGAGCGCGCCTACGCCCGCGTCCGCGCCGGCGAGGAGGTCGAGCTCGCCGCGCGCGAGGTCACCGTCTCCGCGTTCGACGTGCTGCGCTTCGACGCGGTCGAGGCCGAGGAGGACGGCGCGCAGCTCGACCTCTCCGTGCGGATCACCTGCTCCTCCGGCACCTACGTGCGCGCCCTCGCTCGGGACCTCGGCCGCGCGCTCGGCGTCGGCGGCCACCTCACGGCGCTCCGCCGCACGCGCGTGGGTCCCTTCCACGTGGACGACGCCGTCGCGATCGACGACATGGTGGTCGCCGACCGGCTGATCCCGCCGGCGGACGCCGCCGCGCGCCTCTTCGACGTGCTGCACCTCACCGACCAGGAGGCCGTCGACCTCGGGCACGGCAAGAAGCTCACGACGCCCGACGAGGCGCCCACGGAGGATCCGCTCGCCGCGGTCGCGCCCGACGGCCGGCTCGTGGGGCTGGTCGGCTTCCGCGGCCGCACGGGCACGTCCATCGTCAACTTCCCCGCCGACGAGGCGGGCGCCTCGTGA
- a CDS encoding bifunctional riboflavin kinase/FAD synthetase — translation MLVVHDPAGVPGGFGPSAVTIGKFDGVHAGHRAVIRRLLGIAADEGLSSAVVTFDRHPAALLAPAARPQSLVSNRQKIELLAELGVDATLMLPFDERLQRLSPEEFARTVLVDALRARVVLVGEDFRFGAQGAGDAATLTRLGEAHGFRTVVVGDVMPDGSRKVSSTWIRDLMDRGDVEAAAELLGRAPAVRGLVVHGEKRGRELGFPTANLSPEAEGLIPADGVYAGWLRDGDRTYPSAISVGTNPTFAGVRPRVVEAFVLDETLDLYDHEVEVVFVARIRGMVAYEGREPLIAQMTDDVVRTRAVLGS, via the coding sequence GTGCTCGTCGTCCACGACCCGGCCGGCGTGCCGGGCGGCTTCGGGCCGAGCGCCGTCACCATCGGCAAGTTCGACGGCGTGCACGCGGGCCACCGCGCGGTGATCCGGCGCCTCCTCGGCATCGCGGCCGACGAGGGCCTGTCCTCGGCCGTCGTCACGTTCGACCGCCACCCGGCCGCGCTCCTCGCGCCCGCCGCGCGCCCGCAGAGCCTCGTGAGCAACCGGCAGAAGATCGAGCTGCTCGCCGAGCTCGGCGTCGACGCGACCCTCATGCTCCCGTTCGACGAGCGCCTCCAGCGCCTCAGCCCGGAGGAGTTCGCCCGCACGGTGCTGGTCGACGCCCTCCGCGCCCGCGTCGTGCTCGTGGGCGAGGACTTCCGCTTCGGCGCGCAGGGCGCGGGCGACGCCGCCACGCTCACGCGCCTGGGCGAGGCCCACGGCTTCCGCACGGTCGTCGTCGGGGACGTCATGCCCGACGGCAGCCGCAAGGTCTCCTCCACGTGGATCCGCGACCTCATGGACCGCGGCGACGTCGAGGCCGCCGCCGAGCTGCTCGGCCGCGCCCCCGCCGTCCGCGGCCTCGTCGTGCACGGCGAGAAGCGCGGCCGCGAGCTCGGCTTCCCCACCGCGAACCTGTCGCCCGAGGCCGAGGGCCTCATCCCCGCCGACGGCGTCTACGCGGGCTGGCTGCGCGACGGCGACCGCACCTACCCGTCCGCCATCTCGGTCGGCACCAACCCGACCTTCGCGGGCGTCCGGCCGCGCGTCGTCGAGGCGTTCGTGCTCGACGAGACGCTCGACCTCTACGACCACGAGGTCGAGGTCGTGTTCGTCGCCCGGATCCGCGGCATGGTCGCCTACGAGGGGCGCGAGCCGCTCATCGCGCAGATGACGGACGACGTGGTGCGCACCCGCGCGGTGCTCGGCTCTTAG
- a CDS encoding maleylpyruvate isomerase family mycothiol-dependent enzyme: protein MSEISRHLPLSQRASQPEAKVTGVWSDEIADVLDRTADLLASLDADGWEAASMCDGWTVRDVAGHIVWRVGASNAAMVRTAVGSMRRRPHLNPMHVMDDLSADEAARSPEDLVARIRAIAAEKRAGKGRKRLPELLEVVVHAFDIAHALKADLRLDDRATGAVAVARAAIAPAQIRGVLRARTLRASDAGWSVGHGPAIEATASTLIMYLFGRTPRPQGAATGTPEDGTAGEA, encoded by the coding sequence ATGAGCGAGATCTCCCGGCACCTGCCCCTCAGCCAGCGCGCGTCCCAGCCCGAGGCGAAGGTCACGGGTGTCTGGAGCGACGAGATCGCCGACGTGCTCGACCGCACCGCCGACCTCCTCGCGTCCCTCGACGCCGACGGGTGGGAGGCCGCGAGCATGTGCGACGGCTGGACCGTGCGCGACGTCGCCGGCCACATCGTCTGGCGCGTCGGCGCGAGCAACGCCGCCATGGTGCGCACGGCCGTGGGGTCGATGCGCCGCAGGCCCCACCTCAACCCCATGCACGTGATGGACGACCTCAGCGCCGACGAGGCCGCCCGCTCCCCCGAGGACCTGGTCGCCCGGATCCGCGCCATCGCCGCGGAGAAGCGCGCCGGGAAGGGCCGCAAGCGCCTCCCCGAGCTGCTCGAGGTGGTCGTGCACGCGTTCGACATCGCGCACGCGCTCAAGGCCGACCTCCGCCTCGACGACCGCGCGACGGGGGCCGTCGCGGTGGCGCGCGCCGCGATCGCGCCCGCACAGATCCGCGGGGTGCTGCGGGCGCGCACGCTGCGCGCGTCCGACGCCGGCTGGAGCGTCGGCCACGGTCCCGCGATCGAGGCGACCGCGTCCACGCTGATCATGTACCTCTTCGGCCGCACGCCCCGCCCCCAGGGCGCCGCGACGGGCACACCCGAGGATGGGACGGCCGGCGAGGCCTAA
- a CDS encoding CynX/NimT family MFS transporter — translation MTTIPAAPRAGALLALVGIVLVALNLRTAVAVFSPIVDQIGRDVPLDSVSIGVLGALPPVCFALFGLLAPAISRRLGLELTVVVGLVAMVVGHLLRASSDAVVVFGVGTVLSLAGMGLGNVLLPPLVKKYFPGRIGPLTSLTTVMLSISTGVPSLVAAPLADSAGWRVAIGAWAAVAVVALVPWVALLVQHCRDTRRERAAAAALDQVEEAPAAVTGRVFRSPVAWALVGIQAASSFNAYAMFAWLPALLQDTAGQTPVASGALLAVFGFMGLPAAIIMPLLAARMKNVGILIQVGVLFFVVGYVGLLVAPAAAPLLWVAAAGSGPLLFPLVFVLINLRTRTHGGVVALSGFVQGIGYSIGAIGPLMFGVLHEATGGWTAPLLMLFVMVAVASASGFYLARPRMLEDTWDRAPREAVRER, via the coding sequence GTGACGACGATTCCCGCAGCTCCCCGCGCGGGTGCCCTCCTCGCCCTGGTCGGCATCGTGCTGGTCGCCCTCAACCTCCGGACGGCCGTCGCCGTCTTCTCGCCGATCGTCGACCAGATCGGCCGCGACGTGCCGCTCGACAGCGTCTCGATCGGCGTCCTCGGCGCGCTGCCGCCCGTGTGCTTCGCGCTCTTCGGCCTGCTCGCGCCCGCGATCTCGCGCCGCCTCGGCCTCGAGCTCACCGTGGTGGTGGGCCTCGTCGCGATGGTCGTCGGGCACCTGCTGCGCGCCTCATCCGACGCGGTGGTCGTCTTCGGCGTCGGAACGGTCCTGTCGCTCGCGGGCATGGGCCTCGGCAACGTGCTCCTGCCGCCGCTCGTGAAGAAGTACTTCCCCGGGCGGATCGGACCGCTCACCTCGCTCACCACCGTGATGCTGTCGATCAGCACGGGCGTGCCCTCGCTGGTCGCGGCGCCGCTGGCCGACAGCGCGGGCTGGCGCGTCGCGATCGGCGCGTGGGCCGCGGTCGCCGTCGTCGCGCTCGTGCCGTGGGTGGCGCTCCTCGTCCAGCACTGCCGCGACACCCGGCGCGAGCGCGCCGCCGCGGCCGCCCTCGACCAGGTGGAGGAGGCGCCCGCCGCCGTCACGGGCCGCGTGTTCCGCTCGCCGGTCGCGTGGGCGCTCGTGGGGATCCAGGCCGCCTCGTCCTTCAACGCGTACGCGATGTTCGCGTGGCTGCCCGCTCTCCTGCAGGACACCGCGGGGCAGACGCCCGTCGCGTCGGGCGCGCTGCTCGCCGTGTTCGGGTTCATGGGGCTGCCGGCCGCCATCATCATGCCGCTGCTCGCGGCGCGCATGAAGAACGTCGGCATCCTGATCCAGGTCGGCGTGCTCTTCTTCGTCGTCGGCTACGTCGGCCTCCTGGTGGCGCCCGCCGCCGCGCCGCTGCTCTGGGTGGCGGCCGCCGGATCCGGCCCGCTGCTGTTCCCGCTGGTCTTCGTGCTCATCAACCTGCGCACCCGCACGCACGGGGGAGTGGTCGCGCTCAGCGGCTTCGTGCAGGGCATCGGCTACTCGATCGGCGCGATCGGCCCGCTCATGTTCGGCGTGCTGCACGAGGCGACCGGCGGCTGGACCGCGCCGCTGCTCATGCTGTTCGTCATGGTCGCGGTGGCGTCCGCGTCCGGCTTCTACCTCGCCCGGCCGCGCATGCTCGAGGACACCTGGGACCGCGCGCCCCGCGAGGCCGTCCGCGAGCGCTGA
- a CDS encoding ROK family protein: MPRTLALAVDFGGTKVESALVDDAGRVLEGSRFRGPTGSERSADELLDAVLGVARRALAALPDDAELVGTGLAAAGPVDVPHGLVSPLNVAAWRDYPLRDRVAELTPDVPTTLQMDGLAITLAEHWVGAGRGHDHVMGMIVSTGIGGGLVLGGRTAAGSTGNAGHIGHVEVAGFDDPCTCGGRGCVEAIASGPRSVAWARAQGWTGSTGEDLAAGYRAGDDIAVAAVRRAGLAIGRAIASASSLVDLDVVAISGGFSRVTPDLFDMIREPIALREQFGFVTKTRVVPSGLSSDGPIIGAGALVHRREMVPSF; this comes from the coding sequence ATGCCTCGCACGCTCGCGCTCGCCGTCGACTTCGGCGGCACCAAGGTCGAGTCCGCGCTCGTGGACGACGCGGGGCGCGTGCTCGAGGGCAGCCGCTTCCGCGGTCCCACGGGATCGGAGCGATCCGCGGACGAGCTGCTCGACGCCGTGCTCGGGGTCGCCCGGCGGGCCCTCGCCGCCCTGCCCGACGACGCCGAGCTCGTCGGCACCGGGCTCGCGGCGGCCGGCCCCGTCGACGTGCCGCACGGCCTCGTCTCGCCGCTCAACGTCGCCGCGTGGCGCGACTACCCGCTGCGCGACCGCGTCGCCGAGCTCACGCCCGACGTCCCCACGACGCTCCAGATGGACGGCCTCGCCATCACGCTCGCCGAGCACTGGGTCGGCGCCGGCCGCGGCCACGACCACGTGATGGGCATGATCGTCTCCACCGGCATCGGCGGCGGGCTCGTGCTCGGAGGCCGCACCGCGGCGGGCTCCACCGGCAACGCCGGCCACATCGGCCACGTCGAGGTCGCCGGGTTCGACGACCCCTGCACCTGCGGCGGGCGGGGGTGCGTCGAGGCCATCGCGTCGGGACCTAGGAGCGTCGCGTGGGCGCGCGCGCAGGGGTGGACGGGATCCACCGGCGAGGACCTCGCCGCCGGCTACCGGGCGGGCGACGACATCGCGGTCGCGGCCGTGCGGCGCGCGGGCCTCGCGATCGGCCGCGCCATCGCCTCGGCCAGCTCGCTCGTCGACCTCGACGTCGTCGCGATCAGCGGCGGGTTCAGCCGCGTCACGCCCGACCTCTTCGACATGATCCGCGAGCCCATCGCCCTCCGCGAGCAGTTCGGCTTCGTCACCAAGACGCGCGTCGTGCCCTCCGGCCTCTCCTCCGACGGCCCGATCATCGGCGCCGGTGCGCTCGTGCACCGCCGGGAGATGGTGCCGAGCTTCTGA
- a CDS encoding SRPBCC family protein — protein MDPDRTPGQALREASDPRAESATPSRRGGAPALEHTDAAEARLASRELDEGMPDSAGLDDDRDDDTGPDRTRFPALPGAFLSEARESTVFLPYEFVFRRLIDLPPLIVWDAVSDADMVSGWLAEASIEQGDGGEFWFEWMTAPDRSLASASGGVVTRFEEGRAIDYTFVHEGEVSARFLIRLHEVPGGPRDRQTEIGVTVSGFLPTGIANVLKASWRLHLDLLEQLVHGSPVDWATCEAEHGATWRRYLAELESAEG, from the coding sequence GTGGATCCCGATCGCACCCCCGGACAGGCCCTCCGCGAGGCGTCCGACCCGCGCGCGGAGAGCGCCACGCCCTCCCGCCGCGGGGGCGCCCCCGCCCTCGAGCACACCGACGCGGCCGAGGCGCGCCTCGCCTCGCGCGAGCTCGACGAGGGCATGCCCGACTCCGCCGGCCTCGACGACGACCGGGACGACGACACGGGCCCCGACCGCACCCGGTTCCCCGCCCTGCCCGGCGCCTTCCTCTCCGAGGCCCGAGAGTCCACCGTCTTCCTCCCGTACGAGTTCGTCTTCCGCCGGCTCATCGACCTGCCGCCGCTCATCGTGTGGGACGCGGTCTCCGACGCCGACATGGTCTCCGGCTGGCTCGCCGAGGCGTCCATCGAGCAGGGGGACGGCGGCGAGTTCTGGTTCGAGTGGATGACCGCGCCCGACCGCAGCCTCGCCTCCGCGTCCGGCGGCGTGGTCACGCGCTTCGAGGAGGGCCGGGCCATCGACTACACGTTCGTGCACGAGGGCGAGGTCTCGGCCCGCTTCCTCATCCGCCTCCACGAGGTGCCCGGCGGCCCGCGCGACCGGCAGACGGAGATCGGCGTCACGGTCTCCGGCTTCCTCCCGACCGGCATCGCGAACGTGCTGAAGGCCAGCTGGCGCCTGCACCTCGACCTGCTCGAGCAGCTCGTGCACGGCAGCCCGGTGGACTGGGCGACGTGCGAGGCCGAGCACGGCGCCACCTGGCGCCGGTACCTCGCCGAGCTCGAGTCCGCCGAGGGCTGA